ATTTTCTAATTTTAAATTTCTTTTTACATCATCTAAATCTTCTGATAAATACAATTCAGTATTATCGATACAATGATCTATTTCTTCTTTAAGATCTATTTTTTCACCTAAAGGCATTGTGTAATATCCCTTTTCTATGATTTCAATAGTCTGTTCTGCTTTTAGTTTTCGTGTTGACTTTTTCATCTTCTTTCCTATTTACTCTTTTCGCCTTAGATTTTAAATCTAACCTATCTTCAAAAACCGATTCACTTCTTCATTAAAACTCAAATATGGTTTTTCTTCTGGAAGCTCTAAGACATCTAAATTTTTGTTTAACACAAACTGATATTGTTGATTCACATATGCTGATATGTCTTCTATTTCAATAATATTTTCTTTACCAAATTTTACTATTTCTTCGTTTCTGATTCCTAATTGAATCGCTCTACGTTCTAGTTTTGCTCCATACGGATCATGATCTGGATCCCATTGTAATCGAATGTTTGAATTTTGAACTTCTTGTTTCCAAGCTTCTTTACTTTCATACAAACGTGATTGATAACTCGAATACACTGCTTGACTTAAATAGCGTTCAAAAGCTGTTCTCTTTAAATGAATTGCTAAAACAACTTCTTGACCTTCTTTTGTTCCCCAACCATTTCTATACATCATCCATAGAAAGTTTGGTTTAATCCAAGTCATTCTTGTATACTTGAACGGACCTCCAAAAAACTGATTTCTCACAGCAAAATTCCCAATCGCTGGTCTGTATGACTGATATACAATTACTTTCTCTTCATCGTATTGCGCCATGATATGGTGACCTGACTCTGGCCATTCATTCAATTGTTCTTTATAATTTTTTAATTTCAGTTTCATTTTTAATTTATTTTTCTCACTTCGAGTGAAATTATTTGTAATACAATGACAAATAATTTTTTATCGAGAAGTTTTCATCTCTTAAATAGTTCTCGATACAATCCCGATAAATCGGAATTACTCGAACTGACATTATTACATAAGCGTTTCTAATTTTATCTGCTGAACGTCTTCAACATCTTTAAAACTATCTGTTGTAAACACTTTTGTAAACTTTTCTCTTAAATGTTCTATCCCTTTACTAAAAATTCCGTGACTTACAGCTAAATATAAATCACCTGCATTTTTCTTTTTCAATTCATCTGCTAATCCCATAAAAGTTCCTCCTCCATCACAAATATCATCAACAATTAAGCAATTTTCCCCACCAAGATCTTCTTCATAAACTTTAAAACCTTCTAGTTTTCCGTTAGTTACATTTCTCTTTTTTGAACATTCTACCACAGCAACTCCCCCTAAATATTCCGACACTTTATATATCTTTTTCAAAGCTCCTCCGTCAGGAGAAATTAATAACACTTCAGATCCGATTTTTTCAATTACTTTTTCAATGAACTTATAATTTGTTACTACTTTACAATCGTTTAAAACTGCTGGTGTAACTTCAGAATGTGGATCAAAAACAGTAATTTCATTTAAATTCAAACTATTTAACAAATCAGCGTACACTTTTACTGTTAACGGCTCTCCTGATATCATAACCCTATCTTGTCTTGCTCCTGGAAAATACGGTATAAAAAGATCGATCATTTTTACTCCACATCTTTTAATAGCATCAACTGCACACAGTAACAATCCCATATCGTTAAAAGAAGTAACTCTAGTTGTTATCGTTACTTTTTCAACATTAGTTAAATCGGACGATATTTTAATGTGAGGTTCTCCTCCTGAAAAAGTGAACGATTTAAATGTTACTTGGTTCTCCCCTAATGGTTGAAATGTTGAATCTAAATTGAAAATCATTTTTGTGTTATTTTTACGCAAAACTAAAACATAAAAACAAACTGACAAAATAATTTGTGTAAAATTTACACTATCTTAATCTCAAAGTGGAATCCTTCTTGTACTAATTGATCGTATTTCTTTTTATTAAACTTGAAGAGTTTTGCAGGTCTACCGCTACCTTGCTGATGAATTTTATCGGTTTCTTCTACAATTTCAAAACTCAATATTTTTTTTCTGAAGTTTCTACGATCAATCTTATGTTCTAGAATTGTAGTATATAAGTTTTCTAAATCTGAAAATGGAAATTCTTTGTTTAACAAATCAAAACCTATAGGCTGATATTGTAGTTTAGCTTTTAAACGATCTTTAGCCATACTTAAAATCGTGTGATGATCGAAAGCTAATTCTGGTAATTTATCTAAAGAAAACCATTGTACATCATTAGCATCTGTATCTGCTTTAATAGTGAAGTGATTAGGACGTACTAATCCAAAATATGTAATAGATACCACTCTATTTCTAGGATCTCTACCAAGTTTCCCAAAAGAATACAGTTGTTCTAAATAATCGAATTTAACTCCGGTTTCTTCTTTTAATTCTCGTTTTACAGCATCTTCTAAAGATTCATCATCCATAACCAATCCACCTGGTAATGCCCAAGAATCTTTAAAAGGTGCTACTCCTCTTTTTATTAATAAAACCGAAATTTTTTTGGCTTCGTATCCGAAAACAACTGCATCTACAGCTACCTTAATATTTTGAATTGCTGGCATAGGTTTGTGTTCATAAAACACAAAATTACAAATTATTCGATTTTTAAATCAATGTTTCCTGTTTAATTACAGTATCTGTATCTAATTCTATAGCTACTGCATCTTTTCTAAATAAACGAGCAGTATACTCTCCTTTTAATAAAATTTGATTGTCAGTTACTTGTAACCAGCTTCCTTCTCGTAAACCTAAAACAGGAGTTTCATTAAAAACATGATATTCTTTAATTCTTGTTTCTCTAGTTTCCCCCATATGTTTCGATGTTGGATCTGGATCTAAATAATGTGCATTGATATTAAAAGGAATTAATCCCATGGTATCAAAACTCGGTGGATATACTATTGGCATATCATTCGTATTCATCATGGTTACTCCACAAATATTACTTCCTGCACTTGTCCCTAAATAAGGAGTTCCATTTTCAACAGCTTCTTTAAGCGGATGAATCACATCATTCTTGTATAATTGATTGACCAATTCAAAAGTATTTCCTCCACCAGTAAAAATTCCTTCTGCTTTTTTAACTGCATCTACAGGATTATCAAATTCATGTATTCCTTTTACAACTATTCCTATTTTTTCAAAGGCTTCTTTAGCTTTAGCTGTGTAAACATCATAGGAAATTCCACTTGGACGCGCGTAAGGAATAAATACAATTGTATTTACACTTTTGAAAAAAGTTGATAATTCTGGTAAAATATATTCTAAATATCCGCTGCCATGAACCGTTGATGTACTTGCTACAATTAATCTTTTCATAGTTCAAATTAACAAAAATTTACAGCCGTATTAAAACTTTTTAAGAAGGATAGTTCTTTTATTTGTAAATCAATTGATTGTATGCAAAAACTATTACTTTATCTTATTTTATTATTTTCTATCCTTTCTTATTCTCAAGACAAAAGAATAGAAATATCTGGTACGCTTTCAGACAGCGCAGGTAAAGTTGTAGATGCTCATATCATAAACATTACTTCGAAACAAGGTACCTTTTCAGATGAAACTGGCAACTTTGTTATTCCTGTAAAATTAGGAGATGAATTAAAAATTACTTCCATACAACATAAAGAGGAAAACTTAATAGTTGCTAATATTATTATTAAAAATAAGCGATTAGATCTAACCTTATTTCTTAAAGATTACCTTCTGGAGGAAGTTGAAGTAAAAAAGACTTATTTAAGTGGTCTTCTTGGGACAGACTCAAAAGGAATAAAAAAGAGTGATCAACAAGCTGTGATGGAAAATCTTGGTTTTAATCCTTTTCCGAAAAAACTATCTAAAATTGAACGAGAAATTAAAACTGCTTATGCTGGTGGCATTCAATATGGTTTTGGTATAGTAGCTTCATTAGACTATATTATTAATTCTGCTTCTGGAAGAATAGATATGTTAGAACAACAAAAAGAACTTTTAGATAATGAAAGTAAATTAAAAGAGTTAAAATCTACTTACAAAAACTACATCATAAATGATTTAAAGATAGATTCTACTCAAGTTTCTAGGTTTTTATACTTTTCACATTTTGATCTTAACTTCTCTACAGTTTATAAAAAAGGTGGTGTAGAATTAATTGAATTTTTAAAAGATCAAGCTCAACTATTTAAACTCTTACAAAAGAAAAAGGATTAATAAACTATTTCATAATATAGAACTTCTTATTTAACATATATTTACAGAGTCCTTAAAACTTTTTAAGAAGTTTAGTCCTTTTATTTGCATATCAACTAATTTTATGCAAAAACTATTACTTTATCTTATTGTATTTCAAACTTTGTTATCATATTCTCAAAATAAAAGAATAGAGATTTCAGGTACGCTGTCCGATAGTGCTGGAAAGGTAGCGGATGCTCATATTATAAATACGACTTCCAAACAAGGAACTTTTTCTGATGAAACTGGAAACTTTACTATCCCTGTTAAATTAGGTGATGAATTAAAGATTACTTCTATTCAGCATAAGGAAGAAAGTTTAATTGTAGCTAATGTAATTATCAAGAGAAAACGTTTAGATTTAGTTCTGTTTGTAAAAGATTATCTACTAGAAGAGGTCGAAGTGAAAAAGACATACTTAAGTGGAAGACTTGGTACAGATACTAAACACATTAAAAAGAGTAACAAACAAGTGCTCATGGAAAACTTGGGTTTTAATCCTTTTCCTAAAAAAATTCCTCAGATAGATCGTGAAATATACACAGCCTCTACTAGTGCTGGACCAATTCCTTTAGATTTAATTATAAATACAATTTCTGGTAGATTAAAATCACTAAAGAAAAAGAGAGAACTACTTGAAAACGAAAAAAGAATGATCGCTGTAGAAAATAAATACAAACCTATGATTATTAGTCAACTCAAAATAGACTCTACAGAAGTTTCTCGTTTTTTATATTTCTGTCATTTTGATAAAGATTTCAAAGAAGTATACGCTAAAAGTGAATTTGAAATGATTGAGTTTCTTCAAAAACAAGTTAAGCTATTTAAAAAAACTAAAGAAAAATAAAAATCGTGCGTAATTTAATAACCATACTTTTCTTCTCACTTTCATCTTTTACGATTTTATCTCAAGAAACAACCATATTAGAAGGAAAAATTATAGATACCACCGGAAGTATAGCTGATGCACATGTAGTAAATAGAACTACAAAAAAAGGAGCGATCTCAGATGAAAATGGAAAGTTTGAAATTTCTGTAAGCATCAACGATATTATAGAAATCAGCTCCATACAACATTACAAAAGAATAATTACTGTTACCAAAGAAATTTTTGATTTGAAAAAATTAGAATGTGAAGTCTTTTTAAAAAGTAATCTATTAAATGAAGTTGAAGTGACAAATGGTGATTTATTTAGTAGATTTCAAAGCACTGTAGATCCAAAAATGCAAGAAATTGCTTTAGTTAGTGCTAAAAATACTCTTGATTTTTCTAATGTAAAACCTGTAGCTAATTCAGATTATAATCAAAATGATGAAGTTAACAAACGTTTAAATAATATTGTAGATCCAACGAAAAGATTCGAAGGCGCTAGTTTTGGGTTTGCGTTACCCTTCTCAAGAATTAAAAAAGATAATAAGCAAAAAAGAGAGTTAAGATATAAAGAAAAGTTTCCTAAACTTTTAAAAGCTAAACTAGGAGCAGACTTCTTTCATAAAAAACTTGGTATACCAAAAGATAAATATCATAATTTTCTATTGTACTGTGAACCATTAGGTATTGAAAATTTATTTAAAAATGGTGATATAATTGGAGTTATGGATATCTTTTTTAAAGAGTCTAAAACATATCTTAAGTTAATACATCGATAAGTATTATTTATAGTATAATATCTTCAAAGCGCCGTATTTTTCGTAATTTGTTAAAACAATTAATTAGACATATAAATTTTGTTTTATGAGAAAAATTACATCGCTTATTATACTATTCATTTCTATTCAATTTTATGCTCAAAGAGTTCAGATAAATGGAACTATTTCTGATAACTTAGGAATTGTTGATAATGCTCATATTATTAACTTAACATCTGTTGAAGGAACATTTTCAGACTCTAAGGGGTATTTCTTAATCAACGCGCAAGTAGGAGATGTACTACAGATTACCTCTATTCAGCACTACAGCAAAAAAATGAAAGTATCTTCAATTACTATGGATAGAAAGAAAATCAATATTCTTTTAGAAATTCAAGATCGTGTACTTGACGAAATAGAAATTAAGAAAACCAATTTATTGCAAAAACTTACTGCAGATGCAAAAAAAACACCTAAAGATCCAGGTGTTGAAAAATCTAAAAATGCAACTCAATTTAAAGATGTTAGTGCAACAGATAATATTGTACTTGCTAGTGCTATAGAAAAAAGTGATTCTGAAATGAAAACCGATCCAATTTTAGCATTTGAGGGATTAACTTTAATGCGATTTTCACTACTAACATCCAATGAAGAAAAAAGATTAAATAATCAAATTAAAAAAGAGGTTTTTAGAGATCATTTACCTGAACGAATTATGAATATTGTTGGTAAAAAGAACTTTACTGAAACTATAAAAATACCTGAAGATCAAATATTAAACTTCATTAACTACAGTATAGATGATGAAATAAAAACCAATGTTCAACGAGAAGAACATTTAAAAGTTATTCAAAATTTAAAAGAAAAAAGTGTTGATTACCTAAAAGAATTAGGAAGATAATCTAGGCTTCTTGTAAAAAAACAGTACTTTGGCTTAGCTTTTGCTTTTTTGAGTCATGAAAAAAATTTTATTTTTACTTATTGGGGTATCTTTTTTATCTTTTATAGATCACAAATATTATATAGCGTTAACAGAAATTGAACATAACAAAGAAAGTGAATCAGTTCAAATGATCATGAATGTTTTTGTTGATGATATCGAAGACGCGATTAATAAAGACTATGATGCAGATCTTCAGTTAAACACAAAATTAGAAGCTAAGAATACAGATCAACTTTTCTTTAAATATTTAAATGAACACTTCAAGATTTTAATTAATAACAAGGCTTATAGCTATAATTTTATAGGAAAAGAATATGATGGTGATATTGTTTATTTCTACCTCGAAATAGATAACATTATCGAAGTAAAAAGTATAGAAGTAAAGAACGATGTTTTAACTCAACATTTTCCAGATCAACAAAATTTAATCAAATCAAAGATCAATGGAGAAAGAAAAAGTCTTTTCCTAACTAAAAAAAATGATAAAGGTTTGTTAAAGTTTTAATCCATATGTCTACTATACTTTAACTTTATCAAATCTTTTATTCAAATAATTACAACTGATGAAAAAACACTTTTACTCGTTTTTTCTATTTTCATTAGCATTTACCATTACTTTAAATGCTCAAGATAAAGATAGAGAAACACAAAAAGGACATACTAATGAAAACAAATTTAAACAGTTAGAAGATCTTTTAGCTACTCCTAATGAAGTTCACACTGCCTCTGGTGCTCCAGGTAAAAAATATACCCAGCAAAAGGTCGATTATAAAATGGATATCACTTTAGATGATGCCAAACAACGTATTACAGGTAGTGAGGAAATTACATATCACAATAATTCTGAAGATGAACTTCCTTATTTATGGGTTCAATTAGATCAGAACATGAGAGCAGCTGATTCTAAAACTCCAGATATTACTACTTCTAGAGTGCCAAAAAGCATTAGCAAGAAAAATTTTAACAGATTTTTCCCTGAAGAGCCTTTTGATGGAGGTTTTAAAATTATGGGAGTAACAAACTCTGATGGATCTAAATTACCATACATTATTAATAGAACTATGATGCGTGTAGATCTTCCACAACCTCTAGCAGCTGGAGGAACATTTACTTTTAATATTAAGTGGTGGTATAATATCAATAACCATAGAACTCAAGGAGGTAGATCTGGTTATGAGCATTTCCCAAAAGACAATAATAACAATTATGTAATTGCTCAATTTTATCCAAGATTATGTGTTTACGATAATGTAGAAGGTTGGCAAAATGACCAATTTTGGGGTCGTAGTGAATTTGCATTAGAATTCGGAGATTTCGATGTAAATATTACTGTTCCTGCTGATCATGTTTTAGGAGCTACTGGAGTTTTGCAAAATGAAAGCGAAGTTTTATCTAAAACACAACAAAGTAGATTAGCTAAAGCTAGAAAAACTTATGACAAACCTGTTTTAATTGTAACACAAAAGGAAGCAGAAAAGACAGAAAAAAGTAAGTCTAAAAAGACTAAAACTTGGAAGTTTTCAGCTAAAAACGTTAGAGATTATGCCTTTGCTACTTCTAGAAAATTTATCTGGGATGCTATGGCTGTTGATATCAATGGAAAAAATGTAATGGCTTACTCTTTATATTCTAAAGAAGCTAATCCTTTATATGGAGATCACTCTACAAGAGCAGTTGCACAAACATTAAAAACATATTCTCGTTATACATTCGATTATCCGTATCACAAAGCAATTTCTGTAGACGGTCAAATGGGAATGGAATATCCACAAATTTGTTTCAACCCAGGTCGTCCAAATCCTGATGGAACGTATTCTGATAGAACTAAATATTTAATGATTAAAGTTACAGTTCACGAAGTTGGACATAACTTCTTCCCTATGATTGTAAATTCTGATGAAAGAAAGTGGACTTGGATGGATGAAGGATTAAACTCTTTCATGGAAATGCAAGCTGAATTAGATTATGATCCTAATTTCCCTATCGTAAGAGGTTTACCAAAAAACATCATAAAATATATGGATGGTGATCAATCTACAATAGCGCCAATCATGTCAAAAGGAGATAATGTGTATAGTTTTGGTAACAATGCATATGGAAAACCTGCTACGGCTTTATATATTTTAAGAAATACAATAATGGGTCCTGAATTATTTGATTATGCTTTTCAAACATATTCAAAACGTTGGAAGTTTAAACACCCTACTCCTGCTGATTTCTTTAGAACAATGGAAGATGCATCTGCGATGGATTTAGATTGGTTCTGGAGAGGATGGTTCTATACTACAGATGTTACTGATATAGGAATTAAAGGAGTTAAAAAGTTTTATACTAAGCCTGGTCAAGGAGAAATCGTAGAGTTTGTTCAAGACAAAACTGAAGGATTAGGTTTTGGGTCGGCAAAAAATCCAAAATCTAAGTACCACTATGAAATTACATACAATAAGCCTGGAGGTTTAGTAATGCCAATAATTGTAGAGTTTACTTATGCAGACGGAACAAAAGAAAGAAAGAAGTATCCGGCTCAAATATGGAGACTAAATGATAATGAAATTACTAAAGTATTCTCTTCTGATAAAGAAATTAAGAGTATTGAGTTAGATCCAGATTTAGAAACTGCAGATGTAGATACAAACAATAATAGTTGGCCTAGAAAACAAACAAATAAATTTCAAAAATTTAAAAACAAGGTCAAAGGTTAGTAAACAAAATAGAAAACCGATAGCTTAGCTATCGGTTTTTTTATTTAAAAAAGTTTGTTAATTTTTTAAACAAACTTTCTTAAACCAATATTATTTTTTTAATTTCCATGAATTATTTTAAAATCAACTAAATTTTATAATGAGAAAGTTATCAACTTTACTACTAACTGTGATGTTAATCACTACTTCAGTATATGCTCAAGAGGCTCAAAAAGATACTGAAAAAGAACCTCAAAAGGGACATACAGATAATAATAAATTCCGACAATTAAAAGATGTTCTAGCTACACCTAATTCAAATAGAACAGCTTCTGGTGCTCCTGGTCACCAGTATACGCAACAAAAAGTTGACTATGTAATGAACCTTCGTTTAGATGAAGAAAACAACAAACTATACGGAGACGAAACAATTACTTATGCTAATAACTCAAAAGATCACTTAGAATATTTATGGTTACAATTAGACCAAAATATGCGTGCTCCAGATTCTAAAACTCCGTTAGCTAGTTCAAATAATCTTCGTTCATTCCAGACTCCTGAAGATTTTGTAGGTAAAAATATGGGAGCTGAGAAAGATTTTGGTTTCAAAATAGAAGCTGTTAAATATGAAGATGGAAGAGATTTATCTCATACTATTAACGGTACTATGATGCGTATCAATTTAACAAAACCTTTAGCTCCTGGTAGTACTTTTACTTTCAAGATAAAGTGGAACTATTTAATTAACAATGTAGTTACTGATGGTGGTCGTTCTGGAGTTGAAGAATTCTCTGATGGTAACAAAGCATTTACAATTGCTCAGTTTTTCCCAAGATTATGTGTATATAATAATGTAGAAGGTTGGCAAAATATGCAATTCTGGGGACGTAGTGAGTTTGCTTTAGAATTCGGTGATTATGACGTAAAACTTACAGTTCCAGCTGATCATATTTTAGATGCAACAGGAGAATTACAAAACGAAAAAGAAGTACTTACCAAAGAACAACGTAGCAGATGGGCTAAAGCTAAAAAGTCTTTTAAAGATCCAGTTTTAATTGTTACTCAAAAAGAAGCAGAAGAAAACGAGAAAAAAAGAAGTACTAAGACAAAAACTTGGCATTTTAAAGCTAAAAATGTTAGAGATTATGCCTTCGCAACATCGAGAAAATATATTTGGGATGCAATGGCTGTAGATATCAATGGTAAAACAGTTATCGCTCTTTCTATGTATCCTAAAGAAGGAAATCCATTATGGGAAGAACATTCTACTAGAACTATAGCTAATACGTTAGAAGAGTATTCTAAATTAACTTT
This genomic stretch from Tenacibaculum jejuense harbors:
- a CDS encoding peptidase associated/transthyretin-like domain-containing protein; protein product: MRNLITILFFSLSSFTILSQETTILEGKIIDTTGSIADAHVVNRTTKKGAISDENGKFEISVSINDIIEISSIQHYKRIITVTKEIFDLKKLECEVFLKSNLLNEVEVTNGDLFSRFQSTVDPKMQEIALVSAKNTLDFSNVKPVANSDYNQNDEVNKRLNNIVDPTKRFEGASFGFALPFSRIKKDNKQKRELRYKEKFPKLLKAKLGADFFHKKLGIPKDKYHNFLLYCEPLGIENLFKNGDIIGVMDIFFKESKTYLKLIHR
- a CDS encoding DUF4291 domain-containing protein codes for the protein MKLKLKNYKEQLNEWPESGHHIMAQYDEEKVIVYQSYRPAIGNFAVRNQFFGGPFKYTRMTWIKPNFLWMMYRNGWGTKEGQEVVLAIHLKRTAFERYLSQAVYSSYQSRLYESKEAWKQEVQNSNIRLQWDPDHDPYGAKLERRAIQLGIRNEEIVKFGKENIIEIEDISAYVNQQYQFVLNKNLDVLELPEEKPYLSFNEEVNRFLKIG
- a CDS encoding peptidase associated/transthyretin-like domain-containing protein produces the protein MQKLLLYLIVFQTLLSYSQNKRIEISGTLSDSAGKVADAHIINTTSKQGTFSDETGNFTIPVKLGDELKITSIQHKEESLIVANVIIKRKRLDLVLFVKDYLLEEVEVKKTYLSGRLGTDTKHIKKSNKQVLMENLGFNPFPKKIPQIDREIYTASTSAGPIPLDLIINTISGRLKSLKKKRELLENEKRMIAVENKYKPMIISQLKIDSTEVSRFLYFCHFDKDFKEVYAKSEFEMIEFLQKQVKLFKKTKEK
- a CDS encoding M1 family metallopeptidase, which gives rise to MKKHFYSFFLFSLAFTITLNAQDKDRETQKGHTNENKFKQLEDLLATPNEVHTASGAPGKKYTQQKVDYKMDITLDDAKQRITGSEEITYHNNSEDELPYLWVQLDQNMRAADSKTPDITTSRVPKSISKKNFNRFFPEEPFDGGFKIMGVTNSDGSKLPYIINRTMMRVDLPQPLAAGGTFTFNIKWWYNINNHRTQGGRSGYEHFPKDNNNNYVIAQFYPRLCVYDNVEGWQNDQFWGRSEFALEFGDFDVNITVPADHVLGATGVLQNESEVLSKTQQSRLAKARKTYDKPVLIVTQKEAEKTEKSKSKKTKTWKFSAKNVRDYAFATSRKFIWDAMAVDINGKNVMAYSLYSKEANPLYGDHSTRAVAQTLKTYSRYTFDYPYHKAISVDGQMGMEYPQICFNPGRPNPDGTYSDRTKYLMIKVTVHEVGHNFFPMIVNSDERKWTWMDEGLNSFMEMQAELDYDPNFPIVRGLPKNIIKYMDGDQSTIAPIMSKGDNVYSFGNNAYGKPATALYILRNTIMGPELFDYAFQTYSKRWKFKHPTPADFFRTMEDASAMDLDWFWRGWFYTTDVTDIGIKGVKKFYTKPGQGEIVEFVQDKTEGLGFGSAKNPKSKYHYEITYNKPGGLVMPIIVEFTYADGTKERKKYPAQIWRLNDNEITKVFSSDKEIKSIELDPDLETADVDTNNNSWPRKQTNKFQKFKNKVKG
- a CDS encoding DUF6702 family protein — its product is MKKILFLLIGVSFLSFIDHKYYIALTEIEHNKESESVQMIMNVFVDDIEDAINKDYDADLQLNTKLEAKNTDQLFFKYLNEHFKILINNKAYSYNFIGKEYDGDIVYFYLEIDNIIEVKSIEVKNDVLTQHFPDQQNLIKSKINGERKSLFLTKKNDKGLLKF
- a CDS encoding M1 family aminopeptidase; protein product: MRKLSTLLLTVMLITTSVYAQEAQKDTEKEPQKGHTDNNKFRQLKDVLATPNSNRTASGAPGHQYTQQKVDYVMNLRLDEENNKLYGDETITYANNSKDHLEYLWLQLDQNMRAPDSKTPLASSNNLRSFQTPEDFVGKNMGAEKDFGFKIEAVKYEDGRDLSHTINGTMMRINLTKPLAPGSTFTFKIKWNYLINNVVTDGGRSGVEEFSDGNKAFTIAQFFPRLCVYNNVEGWQNMQFWGRSEFALEFGDYDVKLTVPADHILDATGELQNEKEVLTKEQRSRWAKAKKSFKDPVLIVTQKEAEENEKKRSTKTKTWHFKAKNVRDYAFATSRKYIWDAMAVDINGKTVIALSMYPKEGNPLWEEHSTRTIANTLEEYSKLTFDYPYPKASSINANDGMGMEYPMICFNFGRPNPDGSYSQRLKKGMIGVITHEVGHNFFPMIVNSDERQWTWMDEGLNSFVQILAEFDYDAELFAKNPTKNITRYMGIDQNNLSPIMSQGDYVKNFGPNAYTKPAAGLYMLRKTIMGPELFDFAFRTYSKRWMFKHPTPADFFRTMEDASGMDLDWFWRGWFYTTDYCDMGIKEVKQLYLTDKKSKRIQNAIKTNPRAKAYFDSLGTLVYITDKKEDANSDEIAKYIKGLPADQKAKLKEIPKYMYQVQFEKPGGLVLPLIVELTYTDGTKKREQFPAEIWRKDDTKAFRIFTSTKEIKSIIVDPDAETADIDTSNNSWPKKTQNKFNSFKNKTKG
- the prs gene encoding ribose-phosphate diphosphokinase, encoding MIFNLDSTFQPLGENQVTFKSFTFSGGEPHIKISSDLTNVEKVTITTRVTSFNDMGLLLCAVDAIKRCGVKMIDLFIPYFPGARQDRVMISGEPLTVKVYADLLNSLNLNEITVFDPHSEVTPAVLNDCKVVTNYKFIEKVIEKIGSEVLLISPDGGALKKIYKVSEYLGGVAVVECSKKRNVTNGKLEGFKVYEEDLGGENCLIVDDICDGGGTFMGLADELKKKNAGDLYLAVSHGIFSKGIEHLREKFTKVFTTDSFKDVEDVQQIKLETLM
- the pepE gene encoding dipeptidase PepE produces the protein MKRLIVASTSTVHGSGYLEYILPELSTFFKSVNTIVFIPYARPSGISYDVYTAKAKEAFEKIGIVVKGIHEFDNPVDAVKKAEGIFTGGGNTFELVNQLYKNDVIHPLKEAVENGTPYLGTSAGSNICGVTMMNTNDMPIVYPPSFDTMGLIPFNINAHYLDPDPTSKHMGETRETRIKEYHVFNETPVLGLREGSWLQVTDNQILLKGEYTARLFRKDAVAIELDTDTVIKQETLI
- a CDS encoding NUDIX hydrolase, with amino-acid sequence MPAIQNIKVAVDAVVFGYEAKKISVLLIKRGVAPFKDSWALPGGLVMDDESLEDAVKRELKEETGVKFDYLEQLYSFGKLGRDPRNRVVSITYFGLVRPNHFTIKADTDANDVQWFSLDKLPELAFDHHTILSMAKDRLKAKLQYQPIGFDLLNKEFPFSDLENLYTTILEHKIDRRNFRKKILSFEIVEETDKIHQQGSGRPAKLFKFNKKKYDQLVQEGFHFEIKIV